From a region of the Maridesulfovibrio ferrireducens genome:
- the argC gene encoding N-acetyl-gamma-glutamyl-phosphate reductase encodes MSAGIPVGLVGVTGYTGMELARLLSGHDAMNLVRVTSRAEAGKKLSDIYPFLMGLDLGELAITAPDVDELAKSCELVFLAVPHKTAMDIGGKLYDKGVKVVDLSADFRLRDREIYEEWYKVDHTREDLLPKAVYGLPEFYREQIKDASLVANPGCYPTSAIVGLTPALSEKLIDTTDIVIDSKSGTTGAGRKAAVGSLFCEVSDSFKAYGLGSHRHTPEIEQELSVVADEDITVSFNTHLLPINRGILSTIYTKLRAGVTAQDVRAIYEKAYAAEKWIRVLPEGKLPETRWVRGTMFCDVGLVVDSRTGRLIIVSAIDNVCRGASGQAVANANLMLGLAEGHGLNLAPMMP; translated from the coding sequence ATGAGCGCCGGAATACCCGTCGGATTAGTCGGAGTTACAGGATATACTGGAATGGAATTGGCCCGTCTTTTGAGTGGGCATGATGCTATGAATCTTGTACGTGTGACTTCCCGTGCAGAGGCCGGCAAGAAGCTTTCCGACATTTATCCTTTTCTGATGGGACTCGATTTGGGAGAACTTGCAATTACAGCTCCTGATGTCGATGAATTGGCAAAATCATGTGAGCTTGTTTTCCTCGCGGTCCCTCATAAGACTGCTATGGATATCGGTGGCAAGCTTTATGATAAGGGTGTAAAAGTAGTTGATCTCAGTGCTGATTTCAGGCTTAGAGACCGTGAAATATATGAAGAATGGTATAAAGTTGATCACACCCGTGAGGACTTGTTGCCGAAAGCAGTGTACGGTCTGCCTGAATTTTATCGCGAGCAGATTAAAGACGCCTCCTTAGTCGCTAATCCGGGATGTTATCCTACCTCCGCAATTGTGGGATTGACTCCTGCTCTTTCCGAAAAGCTTATTGATACAACTGATATTGTTATTGATTCCAAATCCGGAACAACCGGAGCAGGCAGAAAAGCTGCTGTGGGTTCATTGTTTTGTGAGGTTTCCGACTCTTTCAAAGCTTATGGACTTGGAAGTCATAGACATACCCCTGAAATTGAGCAGGAACTTTCAGTTGTTGCCGATGAGGATATCACTGTCTCTTTTAATACTCATCTTTTACCGATTAATCGCGGTATCTTATCCACTATTTATACAAAATTACGTGCAGGTGTGACTGCGCAGGATGTTCGGGCAATATACGAAAAGGCTTATGCTGCTGAAAAATGGATCAGAGTTTTGCCCGAAGGCAAGCTTCCTGAGACTCGCTGGGTGCGGGGCACAATGTTCTGCGATGTAGGTTTGGTTGTTGATTCCAGAACCGGTCGTTTGATTATTGTTTCTGCCATAGACAATGTATGCAGAGGCGCATCAGGGCAGGCCGTCGCAAATGCAAACTTGATGTTGGGGCTTGCAGAAGGTCACGGATTGAACTTGGCACCGATGATGCCGTAG
- a CDS encoding DUF1844 domain-containing protein, with the protein MSDENNCKCGSGFSKDMPLPEVNFSTFVMSLSSSALVHLGEVPDPSTGKVEFTPVIAKQSIDILAVLQDKIKNGMNPEEEKLLCDLLYNLRMKYVAKTK; encoded by the coding sequence ATGTCTGATGAAAATAATTGTAAGTGCGGATCAGGATTTTCTAAAGATATGCCTCTACCTGAGGTAAATTTTTCTACATTTGTTATGTCACTAAGTTCTTCAGCCTTGGTTCATCTTGGTGAAGTTCCTGATCCTTCTACCGGTAAAGTTGAATTTACTCCCGTTATTGCAAAGCAGTCTATAGATATACTTGCTGTATTACAGGATAAAATTAAAAACGGGATGAATCCTGAGGAAGAAAAACTTCTTTGTGATCTGTTATACAATCTTCGCATGAAGTACGTTGCCAAAACCAAATAG
- the polA gene encoding DNA polymerase I, whose amino-acid sequence MSLSEKLNFEKSPLYLIDGSAFFYRGFHAYPDLKRSDGFPTNALYIVLRVLLKVIKEEKPEYLVFMLDGKGKNFRHELFPDYKAQRPPMPDDLRVQVEPLKEAIRALGVPLIVSQGEEADDCIASLAARFKKDRPVVILGADKDLKQCLDDNVFMWDPAGRAEKITSLADFKEDTGLNPDQWADFQALIGDSADNIPGVPGIGKVTASKLMAKYPTLEDIRDNFKFLQPNIKKKMEGYLETIFTYRKLTHLSTDSCANLELADLKVSPVNREDVVEYLNTYEFRSMIRDVNKAFPDSNISPQTKSASDAGPTGTKAAPVAAKGKKPAAGQFSLFGDVAPAPVESRLEFKKVQSVSDLPDFANKDVGLVRDGKDFYVGVEGDEWLCKIAASELVEVLQHANKLAVADVKSFFRSDSAWRKISLSRWFDLSLSAYLLNPEDRNYQWDRLRSMLFTGDELPDAVDEVHPEAQGMAALALMHVLAPRVGSAGLENLVNELEIPLIPVLADMEEAGVSIDLASFTEFLKEVSVRIQELTKIIHERAEEPFNIRSSQQMSNILFDKLGLKPSGKTPKGALSTANSVLEKLMGQHEIIADILEFRKMEKLRSTYLEPLPKLVGHDGRIHTNFNQFATATGRLSSSGPNLQNIPVRGDMGKRMRACFTAGEGLRLAAADYSQVELRVLAHFSGDPTLISAFENDEDIHSRTAALLFDKESTDITREERGNAKTINFGLIYGMGPQKLSRELGISLNEAKDFIAKYFEKLGVLRDFYDSVVEQGREKGYVTTLSGRRRLLPELHSTNPQVISQARRQAINTVIQGSAADIIKMAMIKVADNSAIAHLGGRLILQIHDELLVEGPEESIEEIGKLLQEDMQLVTSLAVPLKVDLGLGKNWAQAH is encoded by the coding sequence ATGTCACTCAGTGAAAAATTGAACTTTGAAAAAAGTCCTTTGTATCTTATAGACGGTTCCGCTTTTTTTTATCGCGGATTCCATGCGTATCCGGACCTTAAACGCTCAGATGGATTTCCGACTAATGCTTTATATATAGTCCTGCGGGTTCTGTTAAAAGTTATTAAAGAAGAGAAGCCTGAATACCTCGTTTTCATGCTCGACGGTAAGGGTAAAAATTTCAGGCATGAACTTTTCCCGGACTATAAAGCCCAGCGCCCGCCCATGCCGGACGACCTGAGAGTTCAGGTTGAGCCTTTGAAAGAAGCAATCAGAGCGCTTGGTGTGCCTTTGATCGTTTCCCAAGGCGAAGAAGCAGACGATTGTATAGCTTCTCTTGCCGCAAGATTTAAGAAAGATCGTCCTGTTGTTATTCTTGGCGCGGATAAAGATCTCAAGCAGTGTCTGGATGACAATGTTTTTATGTGGGACCCCGCAGGCCGGGCCGAAAAGATTACTTCTCTTGCCGATTTTAAAGAAGATACAGGACTGAATCCTGATCAATGGGCTGATTTTCAGGCTTTAATCGGCGACTCTGCTGATAATATTCCCGGAGTGCCGGGAATCGGTAAAGTTACGGCTTCCAAGCTTATGGCGAAATACCCTACTCTTGAAGATATTCGCGATAATTTTAAGTTCCTCCAGCCTAACATCAAGAAAAAGATGGAAGGGTATCTGGAAACTATTTTTACATACAGAAAACTTACACATTTAAGCACTGACAGTTGCGCTAATCTTGAGCTTGCTGATCTCAAAGTGTCTCCTGTTAATAGGGAAGATGTTGTAGAGTATTTGAATACTTATGAATTCCGTTCCATGATTAGAGATGTGAATAAAGCATTCCCTGACAGTAATATTTCTCCTCAGACCAAGTCCGCATCTGATGCTGGCCCGACCGGAACCAAAGCTGCGCCTGTTGCAGCTAAGGGTAAGAAGCCGGCCGCGGGGCAGTTTTCTTTGTTCGGGGACGTAGCTCCTGCTCCGGTTGAGAGCAGACTTGAATTCAAGAAAGTTCAATCCGTATCTGATCTGCCTGACTTTGCGAATAAAGATGTAGGGCTTGTCCGTGACGGCAAGGATTTTTATGTCGGAGTTGAAGGTGATGAGTGGCTCTGTAAAATCGCAGCTTCTGAGTTGGTTGAAGTTCTTCAACATGCAAATAAATTAGCTGTTGCAGACGTTAAATCTTTTTTCAGATCCGACTCAGCGTGGCGCAAAATTTCTCTTTCGCGCTGGTTTGACCTTAGTTTGTCCGCATATTTGCTAAATCCAGAAGATCGGAATTATCAGTGGGACAGACTTAGATCTATGCTCTTTACCGGAGATGAACTTCCTGATGCGGTAGATGAAGTTCATCCTGAAGCTCAGGGCATGGCTGCTCTTGCTTTGATGCATGTTCTTGCGCCGAGGGTTGGATCTGCGGGGCTTGAAAATCTTGTAAATGAACTTGAAATTCCTCTTATTCCTGTACTGGCAGATATGGAAGAGGCTGGAGTTTCAATTGATTTAGCTTCGTTTACGGAGTTTTTGAAAGAGGTCAGTGTTCGCATTCAGGAACTTACTAAGATAATTCACGAGAGAGCAGAAGAGCCTTTCAATATCCGTTCAAGTCAGCAGATGAGTAATATCCTTTTTGATAAGCTGGGGCTTAAACCCAGCGGTAAGACTCCTAAAGGCGCGCTTTCAACTGCTAACTCCGTGCTTGAAAAGCTGATGGGACAACACGAAATAATCGCCGATATTTTAGAGTTCAGGAAGATGGAAAAGCTGCGGTCCACTTATTTGGAGCCACTTCCTAAGCTCGTTGGGCATGACGGTAGAATCCATACTAATTTCAATCAGTTTGCAACCGCGACAGGCAGACTTTCCAGTTCTGGCCCGAATTTGCAGAATATTCCTGTTCGTGGAGATATGGGCAAGCGCATGAGAGCGTGTTTTACCGCCGGTGAAGGGCTGCGCTTGGCTGCTGCGGATTATTCTCAGGTTGAACTAAGAGTTCTTGCCCATTTTTCAGGTGATCCTACGTTGATCTCTGCTTTTGAAAATGATGAAGATATTCATTCCCGCACAGCTGCTCTTCTTTTTGATAAGGAAAGTACGGATATTACCAGAGAAGAACGCGGTAATGCCAAGACTATCAACTTCGGATTGATTTACGGTATGGGACCGCAGAAATTGTCTCGTGAACTTGGAATTTCTTTAAATGAAGCCAAAGACTTTATTGCAAAATATTTTGAAAAGCTTGGTGTGCTGAGAGATTTTTATGACTCTGTAGTCGAACAGGGGCGTGAGAAAGGATATGTAACGACTCTGTCCGGTCGTAGAAGATTGTTGCCGGAGCTACATTCTACCAATCCGCAGGTCATATCTCAGGCTCGCAGGCAGGCTATTAATACCGTTATTCAGGGCAGTGCAGCTGATATTATCAAGATGGCAATGATCAAGGTTGCAGATAATTCAGCTATTGCACATTTAGGCGGCAGACTTATTTTACAGATACACGATGAATTGCTTGTAGAAGGTCCGGAGGAATCTATCGAAGAGATCGGCAAGCTGTTGCAGGAAGATATGCAGCTTGTAACTTCTTTGGCAGTTCCACTTAAAGTTGATCTAGGACTGGGTAAGAACTGGGCTCAGGCTCATTAA
- a CDS encoding DHH family phosphoesterase: MAYFKKFDEELQDLLALFKKDERWLIVVNADPDSLASAMALKRIMGRKVQGVGIAHINEVKRLDNLAMIHYLRIPACRLIPTLVAQYDKFAIVDSQPHHHPDFDKINFSVIIDHHPYPEQPYAGAEYTDIRPEYGSNSAMLTEYLYNLKIRPAKLLATALVYGIKTDTQSFERPFIDADIKAFRYLTKYADMDIIKRITRSEIHPDWLKYFSRAFYNLRRIGPGLYSHLGKVENPDTLVILADFFMRVHDVSWDVVSGVYEDTLVVIFRGDALRKDMGKMASSLFSDVGSAGGHKAAARAEIPLKALDGADPESYVVKKLTKGKRQVMKRI, translated from the coding sequence ATGGCTTATTTTAAAAAGTTTGACGAAGAGCTTCAGGACCTGCTTGCCCTTTTTAAAAAGGATGAGCGGTGGTTGATAGTGGTAAATGCTGATCCGGATTCTTTGGCCTCGGCCATGGCGCTTAAGCGTATCATGGGGCGTAAGGTTCAAGGTGTCGGCATCGCACATATTAACGAAGTAAAACGGCTTGATAATCTTGCGATGATTCATTACTTGCGGATTCCAGCTTGTAGGCTCATTCCAACTCTGGTTGCGCAATATGATAAGTTTGCAATTGTAGACTCCCAGCCACACCATCATCCCGATTTTGATAAAATTAATTTTTCAGTAATTATTGATCATCATCCGTATCCAGAACAGCCGTATGCCGGAGCTGAGTATACAGATATTCGTCCTGAATACGGTTCAAACAGCGCAATGCTGACTGAATATCTTTATAATCTTAAAATACGTCCGGCAAAATTGCTTGCAACAGCATTGGTTTACGGTATCAAAACAGATACTCAAAGTTTTGAACGTCCTTTTATTGATGCGGATATTAAGGCCTTTAGATATCTGACTAAATATGCTGATATGGATATTATAAAACGTATTACGCGTAGTGAAATTCATCCAGATTGGCTTAAATATTTCTCACGGGCATTTTATAATTTGCGCAGAATTGGACCCGGTCTTTATTCTCATCTTGGCAAAGTGGAAAATCCTGATACTCTGGTTATCCTTGCAGACTTTTTTATGCGTGTTCATGATGTTTCGTGGGACGTTGTCTCCGGCGTTTATGAGGATACCCTTGTGGTTATTTTCAGAGGAGATGCTTTGCGTAAAGATATGGGCAAGATGGCCAGCAGTCTTTTCAGTGATGTAGGTTCAGCCGGAGGGCACAAAGCCGCCGCACGAGCTGAAATTCCGCTTAAAGCACTTGATGGTGCTGATCCGGAATCGTATGTTGTCAAAAAACTGACCAAGGGTAAGCGTCAGGTTATGAAGCGCATTTAG
- a CDS encoding bifunctional adenosylcobinamide kinase/adenosylcobinamide-phosphate guanylyltransferase translates to MITFILGGNKSGKSDYALEVFSKYSGTKCFIATGKARDMAFRKQIMDHRRERDPSIPVFETGTDLHQVLVRARKDYEHLLVDSLDFWLFSCSELVNGEQLIGEVVRLLSEWKGPDLVLVSCEVGLGPLAMTREVREFVRGLGGLNRRIAAIADEAYLVAAGLPLTLKK, encoded by the coding sequence TTGATTACATTCATACTTGGGGGCAATAAGTCGGGTAAGTCTGATTATGCGCTTGAAGTTTTTTCAAAATATTCCGGTACGAAATGTTTTATTGCGACAGGAAAAGCCCGCGATATGGCCTTCCGGAAACAGATTATGGATCATCGGAGAGAACGCGATCCGTCTATTCCGGTTTTTGAGACCGGAACGGACTTGCATCAGGTTCTTGTTAGGGCTAGAAAAGATTACGAACATCTGCTGGTGGACAGTTTAGATTTCTGGTTGTTCTCATGTAGCGAGCTTGTGAACGGAGAACAGCTGATCGGGGAGGTTGTCCGGCTTTTATCTGAATGGAAAGGGCCGGATCTTGTCTTGGTGTCTTGCGAAGTAGGTCTCGGCCCGCTGGCAATGACACGCGAAGTCCGTGAGTTTGTGAGAGGGCTCGGAGGACTTAACCGTAGAATTGCCGCAATTGCCGATGAGGCTTATCTTGTGGCTGCCGGGTTGCCTCTGACCCTGAAGAAATAA
- the cbiR gene encoding cobamide remodeling phosphodiesterase CbiR, with translation MPDNKNVFSPYSCGVKGLSDSKAENFAQEKNSLFADGLSVFDIFGDSSFPYVVAAPSWVIPGNVVENCRYLEGRVDEVGLLFFETAASLAYTEEDLPADLAETGLSFHIHHPLDLPWHEGAGKVARVMNLLVAKAAHLNPVAHVLHPPKAGPFAGILLADLAKEFNGTSIDPENVFIENIKDNSLEDNIDVIRDCGFKVCLDLGHMQAYGQQKLLDREDLWDLVAMLHLNGPGVGGRHESLEKLDKPGVKLLDCFFEKFIKGGTVTVEVFEQNGFFKSLQYLANRHGETC, from the coding sequence ATGCCTGATAATAAAAATGTTTTCAGCCCGTATTCTTGCGGAGTAAAGGGTCTATCGGATTCTAAGGCTGAGAATTTCGCACAGGAAAAAAACTCCCTTTTTGCTGACGGATTGAGTGTTTTTGACATCTTCGGTGACAGTTCTTTCCCCTATGTAGTTGCGGCCCCGTCATGGGTTATTCCGGGAAATGTCGTTGAAAATTGCAGATATCTTGAAGGGCGGGTCGATGAAGTCGGATTGCTCTTTTTTGAAACAGCAGCGAGTCTTGCGTACACTGAAGAAGACCTGCCTGCGGATTTAGCTGAAACCGGATTGTCATTTCATATCCATCATCCTTTAGATCTCCCGTGGCATGAAGGAGCAGGTAAGGTTGCACGGGTAATGAATCTTCTCGTAGCAAAAGCGGCTCATTTGAATCCTGTTGCACATGTTCTGCATCCTCCGAAGGCGGGACCGTTTGCAGGAATTCTTCTGGCTGATCTGGCAAAAGAGTTTAATGGAACTTCCATAGATCCTGAAAATGTTTTCATTGAAAATATTAAAGATAACAGTCTTGAAGATAATATTGATGTTATTCGGGATTGCGGCTTTAAGGTTTGTTTAGATTTAGGGCACATGCAGGCGTATGGACAGCAAAAATTGCTGGACCGGGAAGACCTTTGGGATCTGGTTGCCATGCTTCATCTTAACGGACCGGGTGTAGGCGGACGGCATGAAAGTCTTGAAAAGCTAGATAAGCCGGGTGTGAAGTTGCTTGATTGTTTTTTTGAAAAGTTTATTAAAGGCGGGACTGTTACTGTTGAAGTCTTTGAGCAAAACGGTTTTTTTAAGTCACTGCAATATCTGGCCAATAGACACGGCGAGACTTGTTAA